TGCTAAAAAACTAACGTGTTTGGGTTGTAGGTTTTTTGATTATGCCAGCAAAGCTACCAAAATTACTGATGGCAGGCATCAAATATTTCTGATTTTTAATTAGTTACGTTCCCCTGAAAGCAAAAAAGAACAACACTTAAAGCAAGTGTTGTTCTTTTTCCTGTGTTGTCCGACCAGGGCTCGAACCTGGACTCTTCTGAACCAAAATCAGACGTGTTGCCGGTTACACCATCGGACAAGTTACCTCCCAGCTAAGGGTGGAAGCCCCGTCGCTGTTTGGTGATGCAAAGATAGAGAGACGATTTTAAACTGCAAACATTTGCTGCAAAATATTTCAGAAAATTTTAGTCTAAAATCTGCTCCAGCGCCGTGTCATAGTGCTTTTTGGCTACGGTAATGCCACCAAAAAGCTCACCGTCGATATGGCAGTCGTGGGCTGTTACGGTTCCTAATTTCGTGAAATTCACGCCTTTATTTTGCAGTGCCTGCTCAAACGCCTGCTGTTTCTCCGGGTTAACCGAAACTACCACGCGGCTCTGGCTCTCGCCGAATAAATAAGCGTCTTTTCTGAAATCTTTATTTGTCTCGATGTCGAAGCCCAGCTCCTTCGGCATAGCAGACTCCAGTAGCGCAATGTATAAACCACCGTCTGCCACGTCGTGCGCCGACTGGATAAGCTTCTGCTCGATTACTTCCTTCACGGCCGCCTGCAGCTTCAGTTCCTCGTCCAGGTTGAAGTATGGGGCAGGGGAGAGCTTCACTTTATGATAGGAGTACACATACTCAGAAGAGGCAATGTCATTCTGCGCATCGCCCAGCATATAGATAGCGTCGCCTGCGTTCTGGAAGGCCAGTGTCATCTTGTTGGCCTTGTTCTCCAGGATGCCCAACATACCGATGGTAGGCGTAGGGAACACCGGACCCTCATCAGACGATTGATTGTAGAAACTCACGTTGCCACCCGTTACCGGTGTGCCAAGCGCCTCACAGGCCGTGCTCATGCCTTTGATGGCACCCACGAAGTGCCAGTACACTTCCGGCACGTAGGGGTTGCCAAAGTTCAGGCAGTTGGTGATGGCCACCGGCTCTGCCCCGGAGCACACAATATTGCGGGCTGCCTCGGCTACGGCAATGGATGTTCCCACTTCCGGATCAGCGTACACGTAGCGGCTGTTGCAGTCTACAGTTACAGCAATTGACTTATCTGTGCCTTTTACTTTAACAATCGCTGCGTCAGATGGCGAATTAGTCGTCATGGTGGCGGTGCCTACCATGGAGTCGTACTGGCGGTACACCCAGCGCTTAGAGGCGATGTTCGGGTGCGTAGTCAGGAAGCCGGCCACAGCCTGATAATCCTCTGGCTCCTGCACCTGGTCTATGTTGAATTTCTTGGCTTCCTGGAAATAGGCAGGTTCGCGGTACTCACGGTGGTACACCGGCGCGCCGCCACCCAATACGAGGTCTTCGGCAGGTACTTCGGCTGCCAGTTCACCGTGCATGTAGTAGCGCAGTGTGCCGCCTTCGGTTACCACCCCAATCTGCTCGCAATACAGGTCCCACTTATCGCAGATGGCGTTGATCGTCTCCTCCGAGCCCTTCTTCATCACGATCAGCATACGCTCTTGGCTCTCTGACAGCAAAATCTCAAACGGCACCATGTTCTTCTGGCGCATCGGCACTTTTTCGAGCCAGATGTCCATGCCGTGCTCGCCTTTGGCGCTCATTTCCGAGGTGGAGCAGGTAATACCGGCAGCACCCATGTCCTGCATGCCAATTACCTCACCCGACTGTATGATCTCCAGCGTCGCCTCCAGCAGTAGCTTTTCCTGGAAAGGATCTCCTACCTGAACTGATGGCAAGTCGTTAGCCGAGTCTTCGGTAATGTCTTTAGAGGCGAAAGCCGCGCCGCCCATACCGTCTTTGCCGGTGGCAGAGCCCACAATGAATACCGGGTTGCCTACGCCGTAAGAAGTGGCAGAGGCTGTTTCGCCCACTTTCACGATACCTGCCGAGAAGGCGTTTACCAGTGGGTTAATGTTGTAGCACTCGTCAAAGAACAATTCGCCACCCACGGTAGGTATACCAAAGGCATTGCCGTAGTCGCCGATGCCTTTCACCACACCGCGCAACAGGCGCTGCGTTTTCTCTGATTTCGGGTTGCCGAAGCGAAGCGAGTTCAGCTGCGCAATCGGGCGGGCACCCATCGTGAAAATATCTCTGTTGATACCGCCCACGCCTGTAGCTGCGCCCTGATAAGGCTCAATGGCGGATGGGTGGTTGTGTGATTCAATCTTGAAGCTGCAGGCGTAGCCGTCGCCGATATCCACTAGTCCGGCGTTCTCCTCGCCGGCCTTGGCCAGCATGCGCGGAGAGTCTTTCGGTAGTTTCTTGAGCCAGACAATGGAGTTTTTGTATGAGCAGTGCTCCGACCACATCACCGAAAATATACTTAGCTCAGTGAAGTTAGGCGTGCGGCCCAGAATCTCCTTTATGCGCTCATATTCCTCTTCCAGAAGGCCAAGCTTCTGTGCTGTTTCTACTGTTGTGAGTTGTTGTTCCACGTTTTGTCTGGCTTATGTAACGGATTAACAAAAGTAGGAAACTATACTTTAACACCACAGCAGAACATGCGGCTTTTTGCAAACCCGCCCTGAGGGAGGGTGAATTTTAAGAGTGTTTTGTATTAAAGAGGTATGATTTTGCAACCTCTCCGGATCGCGAAAAATACTTAGTTTTTTCTATGTTGAATCTGTCACCCGCCGGAAGTTTATGCGTACAAAAAATTCGCCGTACATCTTACCGTATTCCAACCTATGACAGTAACGAATCCCGACCTGATTGTGACAACCTGTGGCCGCGCCCTCGACCTAAGCAACACCGAACTGGTTATAGAGCGGTCCAACAGCCTTTTCAGCTACAACATACACAAGCTAAAGTCGGGGGAGTATGTGATTGCTGAGAAGTTTTACGCCAACCCCTTCAACAACCGCTACATTCTGCTGAACGACGACCAGATAGAGCTGCTGAAAAACCTGTAAGTAAGTGTTATCCTGCAATTGTATTGGTTGCTAGTGTGTTATGTTGTACCTTGATGCCTTGTGCTGCTTATACCGGGTATAAGCAGCACGTCATACTTCAACCAAATAAGGCAGAAAGACTGCTGCGGTGCCTGCACAACGAAATATAGCATCACTTGTTCAGGCAAAAGAGTGGCCCCTCTGCTTTGTCAAATCCGGAAGGCCTACGCTTTTTTAGTTTTAAGCTGGTATACTATAAGGAAAAGAGCTGAAACTTTTTGGGGTCCTTGCATGGATTTCAGAGTTTTATCCATTAGTTTTGCAGCCTGAAATAACACCGTACACTAGTTAATCCATATAATAAAGTCAAATGGCGAATATTGGCAGAATTACCCAGGTTATCGGTCCAGTTGTGGACGTTAGCTTTGTTGGGGAAAACAATAAGCTACCAAATATTTTGGATGCCCTTCAGGTGACGAAAGACAACGGCCAGATTATCGTGCTGGAAGTGCAGAACCACCTTGGTGAGGATCGTGTTCGTACCATCGCGATGGACTCGACAGAAGGTCTTTCCCGTGGCATTGAAGTGACCGATTTGGGCGGCCCAATCAAAATGCCGACAGGCGAAAGCATCAAAGGCCGTCTTTTCAACGTGATCGGCGAAGCCATTGACGGTATCCCTCAGCCTATCAGCACGGGTGGTCTGCCAATTCACAGAGCCGCTCCGCGCTTCGAAGACCTGGCTACCTCTTCCGAAATCCTTTACACAGGTATCAAAGTAATCGACCTGATCGAGCCTTATGCAAAAGGTGGTAAGATCGGATTGTTCGGTGGTGCCGGTGTGGGTAAAACGGTATTGATTCAGGAACTGATCAACAACATCGCGAAGGCACACGGTGGTCTTTCTGTATTTGCCGGTGTAGGTGAGCGTACGCGTGAGGGTAACGACTTACTTCGTGAAATGATTGAGGCAGGTATCGTGCGTTACGGCGCCGAATTCCTGGAGTCGCTGGAGCACGGCGGCTGGGACCTTTCTAAAGTAGACTTAGAGGAACTGAAGGAGTCTAAGGCTACCTTCGTGTTCGGACAGATGAACGAGCCTCCTGGGGCGCGTGCACGTGTGGCCCTTTCTGGACTTACGATGGCGGAGTACTACCGCGATGGTGAGCCGGGTTCAAGCGATGCCGGTCGTGACATCCTGTTCTTCGTAGATAACATTTTCCGTTTCACTCAGGCGGGTTCAGAAGTGTCAGCACTTCTTGGTCGTATGCCATCAGCAGTAGGTTACCAGCCAACGCTGGCCACTGAAATGGGTGCCATGCAAGAGCGTATCACGTCTACTAAGCGTGGTTCCATTACATCGGTACAGGCCGTTTACGTACCTGCGGATGACTTGACTGACCCGGCCCCGGCAACAACGTTTGCCCACCTGGACGCAACAACCGTACTTTCCCGTAAGATCTCCGAGCTTGGTATTTACCCTGCCGTGGATCCACTGGATTCTACATCGCGTATCCTGACGCCGGATGTAGTAGGTGCAGAGCACTACGATACCGCGCAGCGCGTGAAAGAGATTCTGCAGCGTTACAAGGAACTTCAGGATATCATCGCCATCCTTGGTATGGACGAACTTTCTGACGAGGATAAATTGGTTGTACACAGAGCGCGCCGTGTGCAGCGTTTCCTGTCGCAGCCGTTCCACGTGGCAGAGCAGTTCACAGGCCTGAAGGGTGTGTTGGTTGATATCAAAGACACCATCCGTGGCTTTAACGAGATTATGGACGGCAAGCATGACCACCTTCCTGAATCAGCCTTCAACCTGGTAGGAACTATTGAAGACGCTGTTGCCAAAGGTGAGAAAATGATGGCCGAAGCAAAATAATTTGAATTAGTTACGAGTTACGAATTCCGGGTTACGAGTTAGCTTACTGCTACTTTTAACTCGGAACTCGGAACTCAAGACTCATAACTAATAAAGATGTATTTAGAGATAATCACACCTGATAAAAAGGTATACGCCGGCGAGGTAGTGTCTGCCAAGTTCCCGGGAGCCAATGGCTCTTTCGAGGTGCTGGACCTGCACGCTCCCCTTATCAGTACGCTGGAGAAAGGAAGCATCCGTATCACTACCAACACAGGGCAAGAGTTCTTTACGGTAGACGGTGGTGTGGTAGAAGTGCTAAACAACAAGATCATCGTACTCGCTGAATCTGTGATAGCGTAACCTTCGCTTCTAAACAAGTATAAAACAACGCCTCCTGTTCTTCGTGAGCAGGAGGCGTTGTTGTTTTTGAAGATTGTCTAGCAACAGCAGGGGCAGCACAAGCAAGGGTTGGAGCAAGTGTGGATGCTTCTTAAACCTGATAATAAATTATTGCTGCTGATTGATTCCGGCTCCTCCTAAAATCTCCAGTTCCTGCCCCTTCTCCGGCATGCCAGCAAGCAAGGGCATAGCTTGGGCAATAAGCTCTCTCACGCCTGCCACTGCTAACGAATTGTCGTGGTCTTCTTTGCTGTCCCATACTTCCGTTACCCAAACCGCGTCAGGCGTGTTTTTATCCTTGCTGACCAAGTATAAATGACATCCTTTGGCTGTAGAAACAAGTTTCGAGGCTTTCAGTAGAATGGCAGCTAGTTTGTCTCCGTTACCAGCTGTTGCGCTTAGTTTGCCGTGTAGGCCGTACTTTTTCATGTCAAGAGTTGTGCTGTTGAAGGCAGTGTTGATTACACAAAATCTTTAAAGCCAATTAATCTTTGTTTAAAACATTGCTGCATCAAATCTTTCAGATAGCAGACTGTCAAGTTGCTTGATGTCCGACATCAAGTCCATATGGAGTTGCATGAATGACGGTTCAGACTTGTTTTTCTGCAACCACGTATTCAACTCGACCATTTTAAAGTAAAATGATTTGGATTGCAGCGTAAGCTGTAGTAGCGCTAGCTTTTCCTCAATAGCGGCTTTCTTTTGTTTTACCGCATGAATGGTTTCAACAGCCGAATCAAACTCTATTTCCCTTTGCTCGACGGACTTTAAAAGACCGCACTTGTAAAGCCCGCATTGTTTAGGTCTTTGAGAGTAAATGCCACACCCATCACAGTAGTTAATGCAAGGTTGAAGGAAAAAACCATCACCATTTGCCTCCTCAATCGCCAACACGTCTCTCAATGCAGGCAGTTCTTCCCGTTCGAGCTGTACAAAACCGATCAGGGTACCGTCACAACACAACCCACAAGCCAAACAGATATTCCCCGGATCATGCATGTATTTCTTAATTTATATATTTCTTTGGCGTACTCTTCAAAAGTACATACTTCAATTGGCGCTAACGTCTCTGCTATAAGGTGGCGCAGCTACCTTATAGCTTTTGTTGTGTGGTCGACTTTCTTTTTTAGTCTATTGGTATCCATTTTCCTTTTCTGAAAAATACATTATAAAATTCTGGCGAACTGAATACCAAATAAAAACTCCAGGCACTTCTGTATGTTGTCGGATTACTTGTCATGATATGGTGTGTCGGTTTATCCATTTGGATAATCAGTCTGTCCGAGCGGTAGTTTCCAGGGTCGGTCGTTTTGATCGTTCCACGATAAGTATTCAATATTTTCTCTTTGTCCGTGACGTGAAAAAAGATTGAGTCTTGGTCAGTTATTTCAAAACGAAAATGATTGTATTGCCAATCTGTTTGTCTTCCCTTGAAGTAGTCTCTGTTTACCACATATTCTCCGTAGTAATCGTCTTTTTCTAATTCTGTTTTTGAAGTCAACCAACGTAAAATGCCTGACAACAAGACTAGTCCAAAAACCCCGAGCCAAATAATTCCAAGTATTTTTCCTATTAAGAGCTTTCTCGATAAGAGCCAAGCAATCAAAAGTATTCCTGTGGATGGGACAAGAATCAAAATGAAGAATAAGTTAAACCCAAATCCCATTTTTATTGCTTGGTTGTTCTTTTAGCTGCCGTACAACTTTCGTGTAGCAGGAGTAATACTCCAGCTTTCTGCACTAGGTGTGAAGCTATCCTGCCTTAGGGTACAAAAAACCGTACCTCTTCCCCCACATCTTTACAATATACCAAAAACCTCCTTAACTTGAGGCAAACTTTAAACTACCCATGCCGCACATACATCCCAAAACCACGCCTATCTACCAAACTTCCGTTTTTGCCTTTGAGGACCTGAATGCGCTAGAGCAATATTTTGGGCAACCGGGGCAAAGCTACATGTACACCCGTTACGGAAACCCCAACACGGATGAACTGGCGCAGCAGGTGAACAAGTTGGAAGGTGGGGCAGGAGCAGTGGCAACCTCTTCGGGTATGTCCGCGATTCTGGCGGCTGTTTTGGCAGTATGTAAGGCAGGAGACCATGTGCTGTGTGCCGAGGATATTTACGGCGGCTCGTCGGCGCTGCTCTCGCAGGAACTGACGCGCATCGGCATCAGCGTTTCGTTTGTGCCCTCAGCAGACATTTACACTTTAAAAGACTACCTGCAGCCAAACACGCGTCTGCTGTTGCTCGAAACCATGAGCAACCCGCTGCTGGAGGTGTTTGACATGGCAAGGCTGGCGCAGGAAACAAAGCAGCACAACATCCTGCTGGTGGTAGACAACACCTTTGCCACGCCCGTACTTACCAAACCATTGGAACTGGGCGCAGATATAGTAATGCACAGCGTCACGAAGTACCTATCAGGCCACAGCGACGTGACAGCCGGTGTGGTAGTATGCAAAGAGGAAGCCGTGCTGCAGCGGGTGCAGAAGGTAATGATGGTCTATGGCCTGAACCTAAGCCCGTTTGAGGCCTGGCTGGCAGCCCGGGGCCTGAAAACACTGCGCCTGCGCATGCGACAGCACTGCAGTAATGCCGTGGCCGTAGCTAAATACCTGCAGCAGCACCCGAAGGTAGAGAAAGTATGGTATCCGGGCCTGGAGGAACACCCGCAGTATGCGCTGGCAAAGCAGCAGGGGCAGGGCCTGTTCGGGGGCATGATGAGCTTCAAGATACAGGACGACAAAGAGGCTGTAAACCGCTTTATGCAGGCTTTGCCTACTATTCCGTTTGCGCCCTCACTGGCAGGTGTGACTACGTCCATCTCTTACCCCTTGGGCGCATCGCACCGCTCCTTAACATCGGAGCAACAGCAGGAGATGAGCATCACGGCAGGCGTTATTCGCCTGTCGGTGGGGATAGAGGAACCGGAGGAACTGATTGCAGAACTGGAAGCAGGTTTGGCGGCAGTGTAAGTATAAGCATAAATCTGGCGTCAGATCAGCTAGGCTCCAGCAGGCGCTTCAGCACTTTGCTCACCTTCTCCAGTTCCTCTTCATAGAGGCTGCTGCCGCTGGGCAGGCACAGGCCCCGGTTGTAGAGCCTTTCACTTAGGCCATCGCCAAAGTAGGGGCTGTTCTGGAACAGCGGCTGCAGGTGCAGAGGCTTGCAGAGCAAACGGGTTTCAATGTTTTCTTCCTCCAGCGCCTGCTTTATACTTGCTGGCTGGTGCTCTCCCGGGAGCAGGATAATGGTAAGCCAGCGGTTAGAAAAGCACACTTTTGATTCTGCCTGAAACGCCAGGTTTTCGATGGGTGCCAGCTGCTGCTCGTAGTACGCAAAAATATTCCGGCGCTGCTTTACACGCATTTCCAGCAACTCCATTTGGCCGCGGCCAATGCCAGCGCTGATGTTGCTCAAACGATAATTATAGCCCACCTGGTCGTACTGTGGATTTTCGGCTGCATCGTTTGCCTGTGCCGCTAAGGTGCGCGCTTCATTAGCCAGGTGCTCATATCCGGTAATCAGAGCGCCGCCGCCGGAGGTAGTTACAATCTTGTTTCCATCAAAGGAAAAGACACCCGCCTGCCCGAACGTACCAACCTGATGGCCACTGTAGCGGGAACCCAATGCGTGCGCCGCATCCTCTACCACCGGAATTTCAAATTCCTCTGCCACCTGCATAATTTCCTTTAGGTTGGCAGGCATGCCGAAGAGGTGCACTAACATTATGGCCGCTATCTTTTTACCTTGCTTTTGCCGCGTGGTAATGGCCTCACGCAAAGCACCCGGGCACATGTTCCAGGTTTCAGGCTCACTGTCTATCAACACGGGCGTGGCTCCCACATATAAGATGGGGTTAGCTGTGGCAACGTGCGTAAGCGTAGGGCACAGCACGTCA
Above is a window of Pontibacter akesuensis DNA encoding:
- the purL gene encoding phosphoribosylformylglycinamidine synthase subunit PurL translates to MEQQLTTVETAQKLGLLEEEYERIKEILGRTPNFTELSIFSVMWSEHCSYKNSIVWLKKLPKDSPRMLAKAGEENAGLVDIGDGYACSFKIESHNHPSAIEPYQGAATGVGGINRDIFTMGARPIAQLNSLRFGNPKSEKTQRLLRGVVKGIGDYGNAFGIPTVGGELFFDECYNINPLVNAFSAGIVKVGETASATSYGVGNPVFIVGSATGKDGMGGAAFASKDITEDSANDLPSVQVGDPFQEKLLLEATLEIIQSGEVIGMQDMGAAGITCSTSEMSAKGEHGMDIWLEKVPMRQKNMVPFEILLSESQERMLIVMKKGSEETINAICDKWDLYCEQIGVVTEGGTLRYYMHGELAAEVPAEDLVLGGGAPVYHREYREPAYFQEAKKFNIDQVQEPEDYQAVAGFLTTHPNIASKRWVYRQYDSMVGTATMTTNSPSDAAIVKVKGTDKSIAVTVDCNSRYVYADPEVGTSIAVAEAARNIVCSGAEPVAITNCLNFGNPYVPEVYWHFVGAIKGMSTACEALGTPVTGGNVSFYNQSSDEGPVFPTPTIGMLGILENKANKMTLAFQNAGDAIYMLGDAQNDIASSEYVYSYHKVKLSPAPYFNLDEELKLQAAVKEVIEQKLIQSAHDVADGGLYIALLESAMPKELGFDIETNKDFRKDAYLFGESQSRVVVSVNPEKQQAFEQALQNKGVNFTKLGTVTAHDCHIDGELFGGITVAKKHYDTALEQILD
- the atpD gene encoding F0F1 ATP synthase subunit beta; translation: MANIGRITQVIGPVVDVSFVGENNKLPNILDALQVTKDNGQIIVLEVQNHLGEDRVRTIAMDSTEGLSRGIEVTDLGGPIKMPTGESIKGRLFNVIGEAIDGIPQPISTGGLPIHRAAPRFEDLATSSEILYTGIKVIDLIEPYAKGGKIGLFGGAGVGKTVLIQELINNIAKAHGGLSVFAGVGERTREGNDLLREMIEAGIVRYGAEFLESLEHGGWDLSKVDLEELKESKATFVFGQMNEPPGARARVALSGLTMAEYYRDGEPGSSDAGRDILFFVDNIFRFTQAGSEVSALLGRMPSAVGYQPTLATEMGAMQERITSTKRGSITSVQAVYVPADDLTDPAPATTFAHLDATTVLSRKISELGIYPAVDPLDSTSRILTPDVVGAEHYDTAQRVKEILQRYKELQDIIAILGMDELSDEDKLVVHRARRVQRFLSQPFHVAEQFTGLKGVLVDIKDTIRGFNEIMDGKHDHLPESAFNLVGTIEDAVAKGEKMMAEAK
- the atpC gene encoding ATP synthase F1 subunit epsilon, whose product is MYLEIITPDKKVYAGEVVSAKFPGANGSFEVLDLHAPLISTLEKGSIRITTNTGQEFFTVDGGVVEVLNNKIIVLAESVIA
- a CDS encoding putative quinol monooxygenase; the protein is MKKYGLHGKLSATAGNGDKLAAILLKASKLVSTAKGCHLYLVSKDKNTPDAVWVTEVWDSKEDHDNSLAVAGVRELIAQAMPLLAGMPEKGQELEILGGAGINQQQ
- a CDS encoding YkgJ family cysteine cluster protein, with the translated sequence MHDPGNICLACGLCCDGTLIGFVQLEREELPALRDVLAIEEANGDGFFLQPCINYCDGCGIYSQRPKQCGLYKCGLLKSVEQREIEFDSAVETIHAVKQKKAAIEEKLALLQLTLQSKSFYFKMVELNTWLQKNKSEPSFMQLHMDLMSDIKQLDSLLSERFDAAMF
- a CDS encoding trans-sulfuration enzyme family protein, giving the protein MPHIHPKTTPIYQTSVFAFEDLNALEQYFGQPGQSYMYTRYGNPNTDELAQQVNKLEGGAGAVATSSGMSAILAAVLAVCKAGDHVLCAEDIYGGSSALLSQELTRIGISVSFVPSADIYTLKDYLQPNTRLLLLETMSNPLLEVFDMARLAQETKQHNILLVVDNTFATPVLTKPLELGADIVMHSVTKYLSGHSDVTAGVVVCKEEAVLQRVQKVMMVYGLNLSPFEAWLAARGLKTLRLRMRQHCSNAVAVAKYLQQHPKVEKVWYPGLEEHPQYALAKQQGQGLFGGMMSFKIQDDKEAVNRFMQALPTIPFAPSLAGVTTSISYPLGASHRSLTSEQQQEMSITAGVIRLSVGIEEPEELIAELEAGLAAV
- a CDS encoding DegT/DnrJ/EryC1/StrS family aminotransferase, translating into MNYRPGRIFLSAPHMGGHEKNYVLKAIEDNWVTTAGPNLAGLEHDICQHTNARHAVALSSGTAGLHLALRTLGVKAGDDVLCPTLTHVATANPILYVGATPVLIDSEPETWNMCPGALREAITTRQKQGKKIAAIMLVHLFGMPANLKEIMQVAEEFEIPVVEDAAHALGSRYSGHQVGTFGQAGVFSFDGNKIVTTSGGGALITGYEHLANEARTLAAQANDAAENPQYDQVGYNYRLSNISAGIGRGQMELLEMRVKQRRNIFAYYEQQLAPIENLAFQAESKVCFSNRWLTIILLPGEHQPASIKQALEEENIETRLLCKPLHLQPLFQNSPYFGDGLSERLYNRGLCLPSGSSLYEEELEKVSKVLKRLLEPS